One window from the genome of Oryctolagus cuniculus chromosome 1, mOryCun1.1, whole genome shotgun sequence encodes:
- the LOC100353475 gene encoding LOW QUALITY PROTEIN: NUT family member 2G-like (The sequence of the model RefSeq protein was modified relative to this genomic sequence to represent the inferred CDS: inserted 1 base in 1 codon) has product MGQLDGSDRLRMRSVFGLGSRFLTPRDSRALGKPRKPEPNIPFQLPLNLSQQQLDSEQPAPCLGPELVISHCGGGQPALLSVQAQGDSSRRSPDTATVSPHHSRPSNPDALGAATPMPPECSVPTRQPARATCCFAKDAHCGRRWCLWPCEPGNVSEPVVFDQAPLNWSAMGGLCEATQHPSPASARLFCAEAGAWANHCAHAGWPGGCCPDLHPAVPPPPATQPAPVMLFPVNPGPESHGGDLQCGTAASQAKASRNASCNPXSVYMHFRRWQHYKALAQRHCPQSPDAEALSCFLIPVLRTLAQRRPTMLLEEGLRFAMREWQHKSNSDRAIFYEMAEKFMECEEAEMQTQKLPWIQGRLGKLPPGPLPLVPPRPPATVALVSPTTDLPNGGCARPKALTSHCILHPQGVAPGMPSPRPWLPVPCHRHWQPQGTLPKGMPTETVMEDVDIKDTPMWPDPPTEEDSFWSPREEGNSRDPELLNYVEKLISQEDFIAWWAVEAIIQPQFLEALLSPDPQLDLVALSMELEQEEGLTSGQVVEKTFWPVTGNGAAGLTPNQAAPVRHPRPEATACPGADRHDQGPQRWVSSETCQQRASSQEPRRHVVPPKPLSRPTTAASFSGLQECLSLGPTGPTSIAGRNKPAPRGPKAAWGFTVESSTEGTRPAVGMATENEEELPSLDFFLDSQRHLLPLGLGRSPAEAPSCLGPQQLQRVPTSLRYQGRGQTCAPTTTAKSKKRGFWRSAGPAKKKTCSGPGHRATEGQALALGFVAQAQAQRGTHSPLVSRRRKQQHGGQKGRQALGSRPICAA; this is encoded by the exons ATGGGCCAGCTAGATGGGAGTGACAGATTGAGAATGAGAAGTGTGTTTGGCTTGGGCAGCAGATTTTTAACTCCTCGAGATTCAAGGGCTCTAGGAAAGCCCA ggaAGCCTGAACCCAACATTCCGTTCCAGTTACCTTTAAATTTGTCCCAGCAGCAGTTGGACTCTGAGCAGCCCGCTCCCTGCCTCGGTCCTGAACTGGTGATTTCCCACTGTGGAGGCGGCCAGCCAGCCCTGCTGAGTGTCCAAGCCCAGGGAGACAGCTCCAGGAGGAG CCCTGATACTGCCACCGTGTCCCCACATCACTCTCGGCCCAGCAACCCAGACGCCCTGGGGGCAGCCACCCCCATGCCTCCTGAATGCAGTGTTCCCACCAGGCAGCCAGCTCGTGCTACCTGCTGCTTTGCCAAGGATGCCCATTGTGGCAGGAGATGGTGCCTCTGGCCATGTGAGCCTGGGAACGTCAGTGAGCCTGTGGTCTTCGACCAGGCCCCTCTCAACTGGAGTGCCATGGGGGGTCTCTGTGAGGCAACACAGCatcctagccctgcttctgccaGGCTCTTCTGTGCAGAAGCTGGTGCCTGGGCCAACCACTGTGCACACGCTGGCTGGCCAGGGGGCTGCTGCCCAGACCTCCATCCTGCAGTTCCTCCTCCACCAGCCACCCAGCCTGCCCCCGTGATGCTGTTTCCAGTAAACCCTGGACCAGAGTCTCATGGCGGGGACCTGCAGTGTGGCACCGCCGCCTCCCAGGCCAAGGCCTCACGCAATGCCTCCTGCAACC TAAGCGTCTATATGCACTTCCGGCGCTGGCAGCATTACAAGGCCCTGGCGCAGAGGCACTGTCCACAAAGCCCTGATGCTGAAGCTCTGTCCTGCTTCCTCAT CCCAGTGCTGCGGACTCTGGCCCAGAGGAGGCCCACCATGCTGTTGGAGGAGGGCCTGCGGTTTGCCATGCGGGAATGGCAGCACAAGAGCAACTCTGACCGCGCGATCTTCTATGAGATGGCAGAAAA ATTCATGGAGTGTGAGGAAGCGGAGATGCAGACTCAGAAGCTGCCATGGATACAGGGCAGACTGGGCAAGCTTCCCCCAGGCCCACTGCCGCTGGTTCCACCACGGCCCCCAGCCACAGTGGCG CTTGTGTCTCCAACAACTGACCTTCCCAATGGGGGCTGTGCAAGGCCCAAAGCCCTGACCTCACACTGTATACTGCATCCACAGGGTGTGGCCCCAGGAATGCCATCTCCAAGGCCCTGGCTGCCTGTCCCCTGCCACAGACACTGGCAGCCTCAGGGCACCTTGCCCAAGGGGATGCCCACTGAGACTGTGATGGAGGACGTGGACATCAAGGATACACCCATGTGGCCTGATCCACCCACCGAAGAGGACAGCTTCTGGAGTCCTAGGGAGGAGGGGAACTCTCGAGACCCAGAACTGCTGAACTACGTGGAGAAGCTCATCTCTCAGGAGGACTTCATTGCTTGGTGGGCT GTGGAGGCCATCATTCAGCCCCAATTCCTAGaagcactgctttccccagatcCACAGCTGGATCTCGTGGCCCTGTCGatggagctggagcaggaggaaGGGCTGACCTCTGGCCag GTGGTGGAGAAGACGTTTTGGCCTGTGACTGGGAATGGGGCTGCGGGGCTAACCCCCAATCAGGCTGCACCTGTACGGCACCCCAGgcctgaagccacagcctgcccaGGTGCAGACAGACACGACCAAGGCCCACAAAGATGGGTCAGTTCTGAGACCTGCCAACAAAGGGCATCGTCTCAGGAACCGCGGAGACACGTGGTCCCACCCAAGCCCCTCTCCAGACCTACCACTGCTGCTTCCTTCTCGGGGCTTCAGGAGTGCCTTTCGCTAGGGCCCACTGGGCCCACTTCTATCGCAGGAAGAAACAAGCCTGCCCCAAGAGGGCCAAAGGCTGCTTGGGGATTCACAGTCGAATCCTCTACTGAGGGCACCAGACCAGCAGTGGGCATGGCCACTGAAAATGAGGAGGAGCTGCCCAGCCTGGACTTCTTCCTCGATTCCcagcgtcacctgctgcctttgggTCTTGGCCGGAGCCCTGCTGAGGCCCCATCTTGCCTAGGACCACAGCAGCTCCAGAGAGTGCCCACGTCCCTCCGCTACCAGGGAAGAGGCCAGACGTGTGCTCCCACCACCACGGCCAAGTCGAAGAAACGAGGTTTTTGGAGAAGCGCAGGCCCTGCCAAAAAGAAGACCTGCTCAGGGCCTGGACACAGAGCCACTGAGGGgcaggccctggctctggggTTTGTGGCACAAGCCCAGGCTCAGAGGGGGACCCATAGCCCCTTGGtcagcaggaggaggaagcagcagcatgGAGGCCAGAAGGGCAGGCAGGCTCTCGGGAGCCGGCCCATATGTGCAGCCTGA